Proteins encoded by one window of Sphingomonas ginkgonis:
- a CDS encoding DUF721 domain-containing protein — MATRKQTDQDRPRQNRARPAGEMVGEIGGVAFKRFGFVQGAVVSRWKEIVGDRYARVSTPESIRFPAGKKSGGTLTLSVEGAHAPLMQHMTPMIIERVNRFFGYPAVARLSFRQGRAAARPRPRAAAAELKPVPVPADVGENLRTIADPELRACLEALAVGISRSTGLPRIGGGQPLPNPVNSTETP, encoded by the coding sequence ATGGCGACGCGTAAACAGACAGACCAGGACCGGCCGCGGCAGAACCGCGCCAGGCCCGCCGGCGAGATGGTCGGCGAGATCGGCGGGGTCGCGTTCAAGCGCTTCGGCTTCGTCCAGGGCGCCGTGGTCAGCCGCTGGAAGGAGATCGTCGGCGACCGCTACGCCCGGGTCTCGACCCCCGAATCGATCCGCTTTCCCGCCGGCAAGAAGTCGGGCGGCACCCTGACCCTCAGCGTCGAGGGCGCGCACGCGCCGCTGATGCAGCACATGACCCCGATGATCATCGAGCGGGTCAATCGCTTCTTCGGCTATCCCGCGGTGGCAAGGCTGTCCTTCCGCCAGGGCCGCGCCGCCGCCCGGCCGCGCCCGCGCGCCGCCGCTGCGGAGCTGAAGCCGGTGCCGGTCCCGGCCGATGTCGGCGAGAATCTCCGCACCATCGCCGATCCCGAGCTGCGCGCCTGCCTCGAGGCGCTCGCCGTCGGGATCAGTCGCTCTACCGGCCTGCCGCGAATCGGCGGCGGCCA
- a CDS encoding A/G-specific adenine glycosylase, producing MRATVADDLLGHYRTTARRLPWRAPPGAPRQDPYKVWLSEVMLQQTTVATVTPRFERFVERWPTVEALAAAPDEDILQEWAGLGYYARARNLIACARAVAARGGFPRTEAELRALPGLGLYTAAAIAAIAFGERAVVVDTNVARVVARLFALPGPAEGIREKAAAITPDAERAGDFAQAMMDLGATICRPRAPRCGECPVSAHCVAFALGTPEEFPARKAKAARPHRHGIAWWSERDGALWLVRRPPTGLLGGMAALPTGEWTDAVPDEARRAIAVVRHGFTHFSLDLHLVEADAPVGDGWWQPLERIDEAGLPTLFAACVAAVRSAGGLLRAA from the coding sequence ATGCGCGCTACCGTCGCCGACGATCTCCTTGGTCATTATCGAACCACGGCCCGCCGGCTGCCCTGGCGGGCGCCCCCCGGCGCGCCGCGGCAGGACCCGTACAAAGTGTGGCTGAGCGAGGTCATGCTCCAGCAGACCACGGTCGCGACCGTCACCCCGCGCTTCGAGCGCTTCGTCGAGCGCTGGCCGACGGTGGAGGCGCTAGCCGCGGCGCCCGACGAGGACATCCTGCAGGAATGGGCCGGGCTCGGCTACTATGCCCGGGCGCGCAACCTCATCGCCTGCGCCCGCGCGGTCGCCGCCCGCGGCGGGTTCCCGCGCACCGAGGCCGAGCTGCGGGCGCTGCCGGGACTGGGCCTCTACACCGCCGCGGCGATCGCGGCGATCGCGTTCGGCGAGCGGGCGGTGGTGGTGGACACCAATGTGGCGCGGGTGGTCGCGCGGCTGTTCGCGCTGCCCGGACCAGCCGAGGGGATCCGCGAAAAGGCGGCGGCGATCACGCCCGACGCCGAGCGTGCCGGCGATTTCGCGCAGGCGATGATGGACCTGGGCGCGACCATCTGCCGGCCGCGGGCGCCGCGCTGCGGCGAATGCCCGGTCAGCGCGCATTGCGTCGCGTTCGCGCTCGGAACGCCGGAGGAGTTCCCCGCCCGAAAGGCCAAGGCGGCGCGCCCTCATCGGCATGGAATCGCCTGGTGGAGCGAGCGCGACGGCGCGCTATGGCTCGTCCGGCGGCCGCCGACCGGACTGCTCGGTGGCATGGCCGCACTGCCGACCGGCGAATGGACCGACGCGGTGCCGGATGAGGCGCGGCGGGCGATTGCGGTGGTTCGCCACGGCTTCACCCATTTCTCGCTCGACCTCCACCTGGTCGAGGCGGACGCGCCGGTCGGGGACGGCTGGTGGCAGCCGCTCGAGCGGATTGACGAGGCGGGCCTGCCGACCCTGTTCGCCGCCTGCGTCGCGGCCGTGCGCTCGGCGGGAGGACTGCTGCGTGCCGCCTGA
- the nudC gene encoding NAD(+) diphosphatase, with amino-acid sequence MPPEAFFSGPGLDRADQLRGQPEAIADLARRPNARALLWDNGAPVVAPDGKLAWQPIAGETPLFLGFEGEAPRFSALPDGGVPVNARAHWGLLAQLDEAEAPLFAAALSLANWHRRHGHCSVCGTRTDPNRGGWSRACPTCQAEHYPRSDPVVIMLAEDGDRLLLGRQPTYPPGRYSALAGFVEPGETIEAAVTREIGEEAGIRVADVRYVASQPWPFPSSLMIGCTSTALDTEIRIDTTELDDARWFTRDEVRAAMEGRPGAPFEAPPRFAIAFTLLNHWLDA; translated from the coding sequence GTGCCGCCTGAAGCCTTCTTCTCCGGACCGGGGCTCGACCGCGCCGACCAGCTCCGCGGGCAGCCCGAGGCAATCGCCGACCTCGCGCGCCGGCCCAACGCGCGAGCGCTGCTGTGGGACAATGGTGCGCCGGTCGTCGCTCCCGACGGGAAACTCGCCTGGCAGCCGATCGCCGGGGAGACCCCGCTGTTCCTCGGGTTTGAGGGAGAGGCGCCGCGCTTCTCCGCGCTGCCCGACGGCGGCGTGCCGGTGAACGCCCGCGCGCACTGGGGCCTGCTGGCGCAGCTCGACGAGGCCGAGGCGCCGCTGTTCGCCGCGGCGCTCAGCCTCGCCAACTGGCACCGGCGGCACGGCCATTGCTCGGTATGCGGGACCCGCACCGATCCTAACCGTGGCGGCTGGTCGCGGGCCTGCCCGACCTGCCAGGCCGAACATTACCCGCGCAGCGACCCGGTGGTGATCATGCTGGCGGAGGACGGCGATCGGCTCCTGCTCGGCCGCCAGCCGACCTATCCGCCCGGCCGATACTCGGCGCTGGCCGGCTTCGTCGAGCCGGGCGAGACGATCGAGGCGGCGGTGACCCGCGAGATCGGCGAGGAAGCCGGGATCCGGGTGGCCGACGTCCGCTACGTGGCGAGCCAGCCGTGGCCGTTCCCGTCGTCGCTGATGATCGGCTGTACCTCGACCGCTCTGGACACCGAGATCCGCATCGATACGACGGAACTGGATGACGCGCGCTGGTTCACCCGCGACGAGGTCCGCGCGGCGATGGAGGGGCGCCCGGGTGCGCCGTTCGAGGCGCCGCCGCGCTTCGCGATCGCCTTCACCCTGCTGAACCATTGGCTGGATGCTTGA
- a CDS encoding c-type cytochrome — protein MNDRNNTIAGWVLFAGIVALGGSIATGEYFNHERPEKMGYPIEGVVEEGAGAAAAEKPIAFYLASATADKGMAVFKKCQACHNADKGGANALGPNLWGVLGEPVGQGKGFAFSDALAKKGGNWNFDLLSTWLTNPKAFAPGTKMTFAGLSNPEDRANVIAYLNAQSDHPQPMPAVPADTAAAAPAGTGNGANPPSDAKAAAEVKNGGDAQKAKDQPVLTEQQAASGPNKSIAGEAAPAVSGASDQQKKK, from the coding sequence ATGAACGACCGTAACAACACCATCGCGGGCTGGGTCCTGTTCGCGGGAATCGTCGCGCTCGGCGGCTCGATCGCCACCGGGGAATATTTCAACCACGAGCGGCCCGAGAAGATGGGCTATCCGATCGAGGGCGTGGTCGAGGAAGGCGCCGGCGCCGCCGCGGCGGAGAAGCCGATCGCCTTCTACCTGGCGAGCGCGACGGCCGACAAGGGCATGGCCGTGTTCAAGAAGTGCCAGGCCTGCCACAACGCCGACAAGGGCGGCGCCAACGCGCTCGGTCCCAATCTGTGGGGCGTGCTCGGCGAGCCGGTCGGGCAGGGCAAGGGCTTCGCATTCAGCGACGCGCTGGCCAAGAAGGGCGGCAACTGGAACTTCGACCTGCTGTCGACCTGGCTGACCAACCCCAAGGCGTTCGCGCCGGGAACCAAGATGACCTTCGCCGGCCTGTCCAACCCCGAGGACCGCGCCAACGTCATCGCTTACCTCAACGCTCAGAGCGATCACCCGCAGCCGATGCCGGCGGTCCCCGCCGACACCGCCGCGGCGGCCCCGGCCGGCACCGGCAACGGCGCCAACCCGCCGAGCGACGCCAAGGCCGCGGCCGAGGTCAAGAACGGCGGCGACGCGCAGAAGGCCAAGGACCAGCCGGTGCTGACCGAGCAGCAGGCCGCGTCGGGCCCGAACAAGAGCATCGCCGGCGAAGCCGCACCCGCGGTCAGCGGCGCCTCGGACCAGCAGAAGAAGAAGTAG
- a CDS encoding LOG family protein, with translation MTEARPPKRIFPSSKVDAEAARHIPSSPQTEDPAYRLAFQDAEFLLREDLRPVRFQLELLKPELLLDEARIASTFVFYGSARIPEPGKADALIAAAQTDKQRVIAERLKAKAHYYDVARDLARLVSASGIEEDGKRHFVVCSGGGPSIMEAANRGATDEGQESIGLNIVLPHEQLPNRYVTPRLSFQFHYFALRKMHFLLRARAVAVFPGGFGTFDEFFELLTLIQTGKVRPLPILLFGKKFWNRVVDFDALVEEGVVSERDLDLFHWCESSDEAWDIVRSHYEEIERRRKDAAA, from the coding sequence ATGACTGAAGCCCGTCCTCCCAAGCGTATTTTCCCGTCGTCCAAGGTCGACGCCGAAGCCGCCCGCCACATCCCCTCCTCGCCGCAGACCGAGGATCCCGCCTACCGCCTCGCCTTCCAGGACGCCGAGTTCCTGCTGCGCGAGGACCTCCGCCCCGTCCGCTTCCAGCTCGAGCTGCTCAAGCCCGAGCTGCTGCTCGACGAGGCCAGGATCGCCTCCACCTTCGTCTTCTACGGCTCGGCCCGGATCCCGGAGCCGGGCAAGGCCGACGCGCTGATCGCCGCCGCCCAGACCGACAAGCAGCGCGTCATCGCCGAGCGGCTCAAGGCCAAGGCGCACTATTACGACGTCGCGCGCGACCTCGCCCGGCTGGTCAGCGCCAGCGGCATCGAGGAAGACGGCAAGCGCCACTTCGTCGTCTGCTCGGGCGGCGGTCCGTCGATCATGGAGGCCGCCAATCGCGGTGCCACCGACGAGGGTCAGGAATCGATCGGGCTCAACATCGTGCTCCCGCACGAGCAGCTCCCCAACCGGTACGTCACCCCGCGCCTGAGCTTTCAGTTCCACTATTTCGCGCTGCGCAAGATGCACTTCCTGCTCCGCGCCCGCGCCGTCGCGGTCTTCCCGGGCGGGTTCGGCACGTTCGACGAGTTCTTCGAGCTGCTGACGCTGATCCAGACCGGCAAGGTCCGGCCGCTGCCCATCCTGCTGTTCGGCAAGAAGTTCTGGAACCGGGTGGTCGACTTCGACGCGCTGGTCGAGGAGGGCGTGGTGTCCGAGCGCGACCTCGACCTGTTCCACTGGTGCGAGAGCTCGGACGAGGCGTGGGACATCGTCCGCAGCCACTATGAGGAGATCGAGCGGCGCCGGAAGGACGCCGCCGCCTGA